One genomic window of Streptomonospora nanhaiensis includes the following:
- a CDS encoding helix-turn-helix transcriptional regulator — MNRAALADFLRRRRQALRPSDVGLVPGPRRRTPGLRREEVAGLTGMSTDYYVRLEQQRGPQPSEQMLSALARALRLTADERDYVYRLAGHNVPRRTLDDTHVAPALLRVLDRLEDSPALILSSLSEVLVANRLATAVFGDRSRLRGWERSDTYRWFTDPASRAVYPAEDHDRQGRSMVAALRAAYGAAGERSRAAELVRVLHAESEEFRRVWDRHEVARRFEDHKTLVHPRVGRIEVDCQALFTEDQSQALLVLTPAPGSEAEDKIRLLAVLGHEDFAAGR; from the coding sequence GTGAACCGCGCCGCTCTCGCCGACTTCCTGCGCCGCCGCCGCCAGGCGCTGCGGCCCTCCGACGTGGGCCTGGTGCCCGGGCCGCGCCGCCGCACCCCCGGCCTGCGGCGCGAGGAGGTCGCCGGGCTGACCGGGATGTCCACCGACTACTACGTGCGCCTGGAGCAGCAGCGCGGCCCCCAGCCCTCCGAGCAGATGCTGTCCGCGCTGGCCAGGGCCCTGCGGCTGACGGCGGACGAGCGCGACTACGTCTACCGGCTGGCCGGGCACAACGTGCCCCGGCGCACCCTGGACGACACGCACGTGGCGCCGGCCCTGCTGCGGGTCCTGGACCGCCTGGAGGACAGCCCGGCGCTGATCCTGTCGTCGCTGAGCGAGGTGCTGGTGGCCAACCGGCTGGCCACCGCCGTCTTCGGCGACCGGTCCCGGCTGCGCGGCTGGGAGCGCAGCGACACCTACCGGTGGTTCACCGATCCCGCCTCCCGCGCGGTGTACCCGGCCGAGGACCACGACCGGCAGGGGCGCAGCATGGTCGCCGCCCTGCGCGCGGCCTACGGCGCGGCGGGGGAGCGCTCGCGCGCGGCCGAGCTGGTCCGGGTGCTCCACGCGGAGTCGGAGGAGTTCCGCCGCGTGTGGGACCGGCACGAGGTCGCGCGCCGCTTCGAGGACCACAAGACCCTCGTCCACCCGCGGGTCGGCCGGATCGAGGTGGACTGCCAGGCGCTGTTCACCGAGGACCAGTCGCAGGCCCTGCTGGTCCTCACCCCCGCCCCCGGCAGCGAGGCCGAGGACAAGATCCGCCTGCTCGCGGTCCTCGGCCACGAGGACTTCGCGGCCGGGCGCTGA
- a CDS encoding SDR family oxidoreductase, translating to MDITGNTVFIPGATSGIGLALALRLRDRGNTVVIGGRRAEALKLLAAEHGFDTVLVDTADPASIASAAREVVDRHPDLNVLVAMAGIMRVEDWRTAGFLADAEEVVTTNLLGPIRLIAALVEHLRTRPGAAIVTVSSGLAHAPLRVTPTYNATKAAIHMLSESLRLQLAGAGVQVVELVPPSVRTKLLPGQETSDFAMPLDAFADEAMALLEADPDAREVLVERVRFLRYGEARGDYDQVVAALNAADPHSR from the coding sequence ATGGACATCACCGGAAACACCGTCTTCATCCCCGGCGCCACCTCGGGGATCGGCCTCGCCCTGGCCCTGCGCCTGCGGGACCGGGGCAACACGGTCGTCATCGGCGGGCGCCGCGCCGAGGCCCTCAAGCTGCTGGCCGCCGAGCACGGTTTCGACACCGTCCTCGTCGACACCGCCGACCCGGCGTCGATCGCCTCGGCCGCGCGCGAGGTCGTGGACCGACACCCCGACCTCAACGTGCTGGTCGCCATGGCCGGGATCATGCGCGTCGAGGACTGGCGCACGGCCGGCTTCCTGGCCGACGCCGAGGAGGTCGTCACGACCAACCTGCTCGGCCCGATCCGGCTGATCGCCGCCCTGGTGGAGCACCTGCGCACCCGGCCCGGCGCCGCGATCGTCACGGTCTCCTCGGGCCTGGCGCACGCCCCGCTGCGCGTGACCCCCACCTACAACGCGACCAAGGCCGCGATCCACATGCTCAGCGAGTCGCTGCGCCTGCAGCTGGCCGGCGCCGGCGTACAGGTGGTCGAACTGGTCCCGCCCTCGGTCCGCACCAAGCTCCTGCCCGGCCAGGAGACCTCCGACTTCGCCATGCCGCTCGACGCGTTCGCCGACGAGGCCATGGCCCTGCTGGAGGCCGACCCCGACGCCCGCGAGGTGCTCGTGGAGCGGGTGCGGTTCCTCCGCTACGGCGAGGCGCGCGGCGACTACGACCAGGTCGTCGCCGCGCTCAACGCCGCCGACCCGCACTCCCGCTGA
- a CDS encoding tautomerase family protein has product MPFANLKVPADTLTPESRKRLQDAVTQAFVDVYGERARPTTLVVLEEVADGGWSLGGTVLNADVLGRS; this is encoded by the coding sequence ATGCCGTTCGCCAATCTCAAGGTGCCCGCCGACACGCTGACCCCCGAGTCGAGGAAGAGGCTCCAGGACGCCGTCACCCAGGCGTTCGTGGACGTGTACGGGGAACGCGCCCGGCCCACCACGCTCGTCGTCCTGGAGGAGGTGGCCGACGGCGGGTGGTCCCTGGGCGGGACCGTCCTGAACGCGGACGTGCTCGGCCGCAGCTGA